The genome window TCGTGCCGCCCGTGGCGAGAAGGTCGTCGACGACCAGCACCCGCTGTCCCGGCGCGACCGCGTCCCGGTGGATCTGAAGGCGCCCGATGCCGTATTCGAGCTCGTACTCCACCTCGACGGTGTCCGCCGGAAGCTTGCCGGGCTTCCTCAACGGAACGAAACCCTTGCCGTACTCAAGGGCGAGCGGCGCCGCGAAGATGAAGCCCCGCGCCTCCACGGCCGCCACCAGATCGAAGTCGTAGCCCCGGACCCGCTCGCACAGCTGGGCCTGCGCTTCGGCGAACGCCGACGGATCCTTCCACAGGGGCGTCAGATCGCGAAAGAGCACGCCCTTCACAGGGTAGTCAGGGATCGTGCGAATGCGTTCGACCCACGAAGGTGCGTTCACCAAGCGCTCCGCCTCCGGCTGTACAGGGGGAAGGCCGCGCACAGGTCGCGCACCTGACGGCGCACGCGATCCTGCACGCCCGGGTCCCCCTTCGAATGCAGGACGTCCGCGATCCATCGCCCGATGGCCCGCATCTCCTCCGCCCCCATGCCGCGCGTCGTCACGGCCGGCGTGCCGATGCGGATGCCGCTCGTCACGGTGGGCTTCTTGTCGTCGAACGGGATCGTGTTCTTGTTCACGGTGATGCCGACGGCGTCCAGCCAGGCCTCCGCATCCTTGCCCGTGATGCCCAGCGGGCGCAGGTCGACGAGCAGGAGGTGCGTGTCGGTGCCCCCCGAGACGAGGCGCAGCCCGGCTTCCTCCAGCGTCCGGCCCAGCTCCTGCGCGTTCGCGACCACGCGCCGCTGATAGGCTTGGAACGCCGGTCTGGAGGCTTCCAGGAAACAGACCGCCTTGGCGGCGATGACGTGCTCCAGCGGGCCGCCCTGAATGCCGGGGAACACGGCGCGGTCGATCTCCTTCTGCCAGCGCGCGGACGTCAGCACGAACCCGCCTCGCGGCCCGCGCAGGGTCTTGTGCGTCGTCGAGGTCACGAAGTCCGCGTGAGGCACGGGGCTCGGGTGGAGTCCGGCGGCGACGAGCCCCGCGATGTGCGCCATGTCGACCATCAGCACGGCTTCATGCTCGCGCGCGATGGCGGCGAGCCGGGCGAAGTCGATCGTCCGGGGGTAGGCGCTGGCGCCCGCCACGATCATCTTCGGCCGGTGCTCCGCGGCGAGGCGCGCGACCTCGTCGTAGTCGATGCGCTCCGTTTCCCGGTCGACGCCGTACGGCACGATTTTGTACAGCTGGCCGGAGAAGTTGACCGGGCTGCCGTGCGTGAGGTGGCCTCCGTGGGACAGGTTCATGCCCAGGATGGTGTCCCCGGGCTGCAGGACGGCGGCGTACGCGGCCATGTTGGCCTGCGCGCCCGAGTGCGGCTGCACGTTGGCGTGCTCGGCGTTGAAGAGCCGCTTCGCGCGGCTGCGCGCGATCTCCTCGATCTCGTCGACGAACGCGCACCCGCCGTAGTACCGCCTTCCGGGGTACCCCTCCGCGTACTTGTTCGTGAGGACGGAGCCGAGCGCGTCGAGCACGGCGCGGCTCACGAAATTCTCGGACGCGATGAGCTCCAGGTGCGATTCCTGCCGGGCGGCTTCCGCGTCGATCAGGCGCGCGATCTCCGGGTCGATCGCGCGCAGGTCTGGCATGTCGAAGGCGGGCATGCGGTCCGCTCCTCTCTTACGGACGGTCGATGCGGACGACGGGACGGCGCGCGGCGCCGGCTTCGTCCAGGCGGCGGACCGGCGTCCGCGTGGGCGCCTGGCGGAGCGTCTCGGGGTTCTCCTCGGCTTCGGCGACGATCGCCTTCAGCGCCCGGGCGAAGTCGTCCAGCGTCTCCTTCGTCTCGGTCTCGGTCGGCTCGATCATCATGGCCTCGTCGACGATGAGCGGGAAGTACACGGTCGGCGAGTGGTATCCATAGTCGAGCAGCCGCTTGGCGATGTCCAGCGCCCGCACGCCCGTGCGCTGCTTGACGGGCGTCGCCGAGACGACGAACTCGTGCATGCAGAGCCGGTCGAACGGCACCGCGAAGTCCTCGCGCAGGAGGTGCAGGAGGTAGTTCGCGTTCAGCACCGCGTCCTCGCTGACGCGGCGCAGCCCCTCGGCGCCGAGCGCGCGGATGTACGTGTAGGCGCGGACGAGCACGCCGAAGTTGCCGTACGAGGAGCGCAGCCGGCCGATCGACTGCGGACGGTCGTAGTCGAGCGTGAAGCGGTCGCCCTTGCGCTCCACGAGCGGCACCGGCAGGAAGGGCACGAGCGCCTCCTTCACGCCCACGGGGCCCGAGCCGGGCCCGCCCATGCCGTGCGGCGTGGAGAACGTCTTGTGCAGGTTGAAGTGGACGACGTCGAAACCCATGTCGCCCGGACGCGACACGCCCATAATGGCGTTGGCGTTCGCGCCGTCGTAGTAGAGCAGCCCCCCGACGGCGTGGACGCGTTTCGCGATCTCGACGATGTTCTCGTCGAACAGGCCGAGCGTGTTCGGGTTCGTCAGCATGAGGGCCGCCACGTCCCCGTCGAGGTGACGGGACAGGTCATCCAGGTCCACCCCGCCGCGGGCGTCCGACGCGACCTCGACGACGTCGAAGCCGATCATCGCGGCCGTCGCCGGATTCGTTCCGTGCGCCGAGTCCGGCACGAGCACCTTGCGCCGGCGCTCGCCCCGGGACTCGTGATATGCCCGGATGATCAGCATCCCGCACAGCTCGCCCTGCGCGCCGGCGGCCGGCTGCAGGCTGACGCGTGCCATGCCGGCGATCTCGGCGAGGTACTGCTCCAGCTCCCACATGAGCTGGAGCGCACCCTGCGCGGCCTCCTCCGGAACGGCCGGATGGAGGTGCGCGAACCCCGGCAGGCCCGCCATCTCCTCATTGATGCGCGGGTTGTACTTCATCGTGCAGGAGCCGAGCGGGTAAAACCCCGTGTCCACGGCGTAGTTCAACTGCGACAGCCGCGTGTAGTGGCGCACGACCTGGTGCTCGCTCACTTCCGGCAGGAGCGGAGGATCCTTGCGCAGCGGCGCCCCCTCCGCGAGCGCCTCCAGCGGCCGCACGGGCACGTCCGGACGCGGCGGGCGCACGCCCCGCCGGCCGGGGCGGCTGCGGTCGTAGATCGTCGGCTCGGGCAGGCCCACCAGCCCCCGCGCTCCGGTGAGCCGGTCCTGACCTTCGCTCATCGAATCGCCTCCTCCACCAAGCCGGCCAGCGCGTCGATCTCCTCGCGCGTGCGCTGCTCCGTCACGGCGACGAGCAGGTGCCGGTCCAGGTTCGGGTACTCGCGGCTCACCCGGCGGCCGGCGAGGATGCCCCGCTGCAGCCCGAGGCGGATCACGTCCTCCGGCGGGCAGGGCAATTCCACGAGGAATTCCTTGAAGAACGGCGCGCGGAAGGCGAGCCGGGCGCCCGCCGCTTCCAGGCGCTCCGCGGCGTAGTGGGCGTTCTGCAGGCACGCCTCCGCCACCTCGCGCAGCCCCTGCGGGCCGAGCAGCGAGAGGTAGATCGTCGCCGCCAGCGCGTTCAGCGCGTTGTTCGTGCAGATGTTCGAGGTCGCCCGGGCGCGGCGAATGTGCTGCTCCCGCGTCTGCAACGTCAGCACGCAGCCCGGCGTGCCGTCCCGGTCCACGGTGCGCCCCGCGATGCGTCCCGGCATGCGGCGGAGGAAGGCCTCGCGGGCGGCGAAGAAGCCGAACGAGGGTCCGCCGAAGTTCATCGGGTTGCCCAGCGCCTGGCCATCGCCGACGACGATGTCGGCCCCCAGCGCGCCGGGGCTCTCGAACAAGCCCAGGGCGATCGGGTCGCAGTAGGCGATGACGAGCACCCCCCGCTCGTGCGCGACGCGCACCAGGCCGGCCAGGTCCTCGACGACGCCGAAGAAGTTCGGGTAGCCGACGATCACCGCCGCGTGCCGGTCCGTGAGCGCCTCAGCGAGTCGCTGCGGGGCGAGGAGCCCCTCCGCGACGTCGATCTCATCCAGGCCATACCCCCGCCCGGAGAGGTAGGTGCGCACGGTCTCGCGCACGTCCGGCGAGACGGTGCGCGGCACGAGGAGCCGGTCGCGGCCGGACACGTCCACGGCCATCAGCGCGGCCTCCGCCGCGGCCGACGCGCCGTCGTACATGGAGGCGTTCGCCACGTCCATGCCCGTCAGGGCGCAGATCATCGTCTGGAACTCCAGGATGGACTGCAGCGTGCCCTGGCTCACCTCAGGCTGGTACGGCGTGTAGGCGGTCAGGAACTCGCCCCTGGACAGGAGCGGCGGGATCGCGGCGGGGATGTAGTGATCGTACACGCCGCCGCCGATGAAGCAGACGTATCGGTCGGCGGACGCGTTGCGACGGGCCAGCCCGCCCAGAAGGCGGCGCAGTCCCGCCTCGCTCTCGCCCTCAGGGATCCGCAGCGGCCGCCGGAGGCGCACTTCCTCGGGGATGTCGCGGAACAGCTCCTCGACCGAAGACAGGCCGAGGGCGGCCAACATCGCCTGACGGTCTTCGTCCGTGTGCGGAGCGTACACCATCGTCACTGCACCCTGGCTGCGTACGCGGAGGCATCGAGCAGGTCGTCGAGCTCGGTCGGATCGTCCATCCGGATCTCGATCATCCAACCGTCCCCGTACGGGTCTTCGTTCACCTTCTCCGGGTGGTCGGCCAGCGCTCGGTTCACGTTGACCACCTCTCCGGACACCGGAGCGAAGAGGTCGGACACGCTCTTGACGCTCTCCACGACGCCGAACGCGGCGCCCTTCTTGACACGGGCGCCCACTTCCGGCAGCTCCACGAAGACGACGTCACCGAGCTCGCTCTGGGCGTATTCGGTGATGCCCACGACGGCGACCTCGTCCCGGACGCGGACCCACTCGTGTTCGGTGGTGTACTTCAGGTCAAGCG of Clostridia bacterium contains these proteins:
- a CDS encoding adenine phosphoribosyltransferase, with amino-acid sequence MVNAPSWVERIRTIPDYPVKGVLFRDLTPLWKDPSAFAEAQAQLCERVRGYDFDLVAAVEARGFIFAAPLALEYGKGFVPLRKPGKLPADTVEVEYELEYGIGRLQIHRDAVAPGQRVLVVDDLLATGGTSLACARLIEQLGGEVAAFAYVVELGSLGGRERLRGYPVESLVVL
- a CDS encoding serine hydroxymethyltransferase, coding for MPAFDMPDLRAIDPEIARLIDAEAARQESHLELIASENFVSRAVLDALGSVLTNKYAEGYPGRRYYGGCAFVDEIEEIARSRAKRLFNAEHANVQPHSGAQANMAAYAAVLQPGDTILGMNLSHGGHLTHGSPVNFSGQLYKIVPYGVDRETERIDYDEVARLAAEHRPKMIVAGASAYPRTIDFARLAAIAREHEAVLMVDMAHIAGLVAAGLHPSPVPHADFVTSTTHKTLRGPRGGFVLTSARWQKEIDRAVFPGIQGGPLEHVIAAKAVCFLEASRPAFQAYQRRVVANAQELGRTLEEAGLRLVSGGTDTHLLLVDLRPLGITGKDAEAWLDAVGITVNKNTIPFDDKKPTVTSGIRIGTPAVTTRGMGAEEMRAIGRWIADVLHSKGDPGVQDRVRRQVRDLCAAFPLYSRRRSAW
- the gcvPB gene encoding aminomethyl-transferring glycine dehydrogenase subunit GcvPB, coding for MSEGQDRLTGARGLVGLPEPTIYDRSRPGRRGVRPPRPDVPVRPLEALAEGAPLRKDPPLLPEVSEHQVVRHYTRLSQLNYAVDTGFYPLGSCTMKYNPRINEEMAGLPGFAHLHPAVPEEAAQGALQLMWELEQYLAEIAGMARVSLQPAAGAQGELCGMLIIRAYHESRGERRRKVLVPDSAHGTNPATAAMIGFDVVEVASDARGGVDLDDLSRHLDGDVAALMLTNPNTLGLFDENIVEIAKRVHAVGGLLYYDGANANAIMGVSRPGDMGFDVVHFNLHKTFSTPHGMGGPGSGPVGVKEALVPFLPVPLVERKGDRFTLDYDRPQSIGRLRSSYGNFGVLVRAYTYIRALGAEGLRRVSEDAVLNANYLLHLLREDFAVPFDRLCMHEFVVSATPVKQRTGVRALDIAKRLLDYGYHSPTVYFPLIVDEAMMIEPTETETKETLDDFARALKAIVAEAEENPETLRQAPTRTPVRRLDEAGAARRPVVRIDRP
- the gcvPA gene encoding aminomethyl-transferring glycine dehydrogenase subunit GcvPA; the encoded protein is MVYAPHTDEDRQAMLAALGLSSVEELFRDIPEEVRLRRPLRIPEGESEAGLRRLLGGLARRNASADRYVCFIGGGVYDHYIPAAIPPLLSRGEFLTAYTPYQPEVSQGTLQSILEFQTMICALTGMDVANASMYDGASAAAEAALMAVDVSGRDRLLVPRTVSPDVRETVRTYLSGRGYGLDEIDVAEGLLAPQRLAEALTDRHAAVIVGYPNFFGVVEDLAGLVRVAHERGVLVIAYCDPIALGLFESPGALGADIVVGDGQALGNPMNFGGPSFGFFAAREAFLRRMPGRIAGRTVDRDGTPGCVLTLQTREQHIRRARATSNICTNNALNALAATIYLSLLGPQGLREVAEACLQNAHYAAERLEAAGARLAFRAPFFKEFLVELPCPPEDVIRLGLQRGILAGRRVSREYPNLDRHLLVAVTEQRTREEIDALAGLVEEAIR
- the gcvH gene encoding glycine cleavage system protein GcvH, which translates into the protein MEFPLDLKYTTEHEWVRVRDEVAVVGITEYAQSELGDVVFVELPEVGARVKKGAAFGVVESVKSVSDLFAPVSGEVVNVNRALADHPEKVNEDPYGDGWMIEIRMDDPTELDDLLDASAYAARVQ